From the Pontiella agarivorans genome, one window contains:
- a CDS encoding glucosyl-3-phosphoglycerate synthase, with protein sequence MSLNDWIKNNTMHHSQFWDLKKLVEEKEKQNLKISLCLPTLNEEKTIGKEIVMFKSELMDRYPLLDEIAVIDSGSTDATREISANFGADVHLSSDILPQYGEKKGKGENLWKAVYELNGDVIVYVDADIKNIHPRFVYGLVAPLIYRPEVHYVKAFYDRPLAFSQGVRPSGGGRVTEILTRPLFSLFFPELTGLVQPLSGEYAVRREVLESIPFPIGYGVETSHLIDVYEKWGMEAIAQVDLDQRVHRNQETRDLGKMAFGILRAFLFRAEELGVIGELPELSTVLKQFQAHDEEFEQVSHTIVEEERPPMIELPEYREKFGIK encoded by the coding sequence ATGAGCCTGAATGATTGGATTAAAAACAACACCATGCACCACTCCCAATTCTGGGACCTCAAAAAACTGGTGGAGGAAAAAGAGAAACAGAATCTGAAAATCTCCCTTTGTCTGCCGACGCTCAACGAGGAAAAAACCATCGGAAAAGAGATTGTCATGTTCAAATCCGAACTGATGGATCGCTATCCTTTGCTCGACGAAATTGCCGTGATCGACTCCGGCTCCACTGATGCCACCCGCGAAATTTCCGCGAATTTCGGAGCCGATGTTCATCTCTCCTCCGACATTCTTCCGCAATACGGGGAAAAAAAGGGAAAAGGCGAAAACCTTTGGAAAGCGGTATACGAACTGAACGGCGACGTCATTGTGTATGTCGACGCCGACATCAAAAACATCCACCCGCGTTTCGTCTACGGCCTGGTTGCTCCGTTGATTTACCGCCCGGAAGTACACTATGTGAAAGCGTTCTACGACCGTCCACTCGCCTTTTCACAAGGCGTACGGCCATCGGGCGGCGGACGCGTTACCGAGATTCTCACACGTCCGCTCTTCTCACTTTTCTTCCCCGAGCTGACCGGTCTGGTGCAGCCGCTTTCCGGTGAATACGCTGTACGACGCGAAGTACTGGAATCCATCCCGTTCCCCATCGGCTACGGGGTGGAAACTTCACACCTGATCGACGTCTATGAAAAATGGGGCATGGAAGCCATCGCCCAGGTCGACCTCGATCAGCGCGTGCACCGCAATCAGGAAACACGCGATCTTGGAAAAATGGCGTTCGGCATTCTGCGAGCTTTCCTTTTCCGCGCCGAAGAGCTCGGGGTCATCGGAGAACTTCCGGAGCTCAGCACCGTGCTCAAGCAGTTCCAGGCCCACGACGAAGAATTCGAGCAGGTTTCCCATACCATCGTCGAAGAAGAAAGACCGCCGATGATTGAACTGCCCGAATACCGCGAAAAATTCGGCATAAAATAA
- a CDS encoding glycosyltransferase family 2 protein yields MPVWNAVNTISKTLESLRAQTFESMEIVVVDDGSTDGTTELLRDQNGIILLERPHRGIVPALNDGLAAATGSYIARMDADDLCRPERIEKQVNYLEKHPEIGLAGCRVEFGGDRKLQAGYAAYVDWINSLTEPEDIALNRFVESPFAHPSVMFRRELLSAFGAYRDGPFPEDYELWLRWMDAGVNMGKVNEELITWNDPPSRLSRTDQRYSVDAFYKTKAEYLFQWLEKNNPHHPDVMIWGAGRVTRKRAAILKACGLRITHYIDIKSRRLNCDTPVIRPEEIPDPDSCMLLSMVGNRGARKQIYDYLTECGFVVGESMLFC; encoded by the coding sequence ATGCCTGTCTGGAATGCAGTGAACACTATTTCCAAAACGCTGGAATCCCTTCGTGCCCAGACCTTCGAATCCATGGAAATTGTGGTTGTGGATGACGGCTCAACCGACGGAACCACCGAGCTCCTGCGCGATCAAAACGGTATTATACTGCTCGAAAGGCCTCATCGCGGCATCGTGCCTGCACTCAACGACGGCCTGGCCGCGGCGACCGGAAGCTACATTGCCCGAATGGATGCCGATGATTTGTGCCGCCCGGAACGCATCGAAAAGCAGGTGAACTATCTTGAAAAACATCCGGAGATCGGATTGGCGGGCTGCCGCGTCGAGTTCGGCGGAGACCGGAAACTGCAGGCCGGCTATGCCGCCTACGTGGACTGGATTAATTCGCTGACTGAACCGGAGGATATTGCGCTCAACCGGTTTGTGGAATCTCCGTTCGCCCATCCTTCCGTTATGTTCCGCCGCGAACTGCTTTCGGCATTCGGAGCTTATCGCGACGGTCCGTTTCCGGAGGATTATGAACTCTGGCTCCGCTGGATGGACGCCGGGGTGAACATGGGCAAAGTGAATGAGGAGCTCATCACCTGGAACGATCCGCCATCGCGCCTGTCACGCACGGATCAACGTTACTCCGTGGACGCATTTTATAAAACCAAGGCCGAATACCTTTTCCAATGGCTGGAAAAAAATAATCCCCACCATCCCGATGTCATGATCTGGGGCGCCGGCCGGGTTACCCGCAAACGGGCTGCAATCCTTAAAGCATGCGGCCTTCGCATTACACATTACATTGATATTAAATCCAGACGCCTCAACTGCGACACCCCCGTCATACGTCCGGAAGAAATTCCTGATCCTGATTCCTGTATGCTTCTTTCCATGGTTGGTAACCGCGGTGCCCGAAAGCAGATTTATGATTATCTGACAGAATGCGGATTTGTAGTCGGAGAAAGCATGCTCTTTTGTTGA
- a CDS encoding circularly permuted type 2 ATP-grasp protein, with protein sequence MNFETYETDDFFDELFDNQGHSRDSAKLLVNAIESLADGDLLKRQEASERAMHSMGITFNVYGSDEGTERTIPFDIVPRIIDGAEWDVVEAGLKQRIKAVNRFIDDIYHDRNIIADGVIPEWIFTSSKGYLPQCQGLNPPKGVWAHVTGTDLVRDDKGTFFVLEDNLRVPSGVSYVLLNRTLMKRNFPEVFHKSHVRRVVDYPDQFMKMLHHVAPEGIDRPTVAVLTPGVYNSAYFEHAFLAQQMGALLVEGHDLVYDGKYVCARTVEGLVRIDVIYRRIDDEFLDPEVFREDSYLGCTGMMKAFREGTLTLANAPGTGVADDKVVYAFVPDMIKYYLGEDPLLPSVPTHLCCDDEALEYTLDNLDKLVVKPASESGGYGMLIGPKASQKERDAFARALRKDPRNYISQPTLSLSRAPVVVDDHFEGRHVDLRPFILHRGDDSYVLPGGLTRVALKKGSLVVNSSQGGGTKDTWVVDRKTGLEVA encoded by the coding sequence ATGAATTTTGAAACGTACGAAACGGATGATTTCTTCGATGAGCTGTTTGACAACCAGGGACATTCGCGCGATTCAGCGAAGTTGCTTGTAAACGCCATCGAATCGTTGGCAGACGGAGATCTGCTGAAACGTCAGGAAGCCAGCGAACGGGCAATGCACAGCATGGGGATAACGTTCAACGTTTATGGTTCCGACGAGGGTACCGAGCGGACGATTCCGTTCGATATCGTGCCGAGGATAATAGACGGCGCCGAATGGGATGTCGTCGAGGCCGGATTGAAACAGCGGATCAAGGCCGTTAACCGGTTTATCGACGACATTTATCACGACCGGAACATCATTGCCGACGGCGTGATTCCTGAATGGATTTTCACTTCTTCGAAGGGGTACCTTCCTCAGTGTCAGGGACTGAATCCGCCCAAAGGCGTTTGGGCCCATGTTACCGGAACAGATCTCGTGCGTGATGATAAAGGCACCTTTTTTGTTCTCGAGGATAATCTCAGGGTACCCTCCGGGGTTTCCTATGTGCTGCTGAACCGGACCCTGATGAAACGTAACTTTCCGGAAGTTTTCCACAAAAGCCATGTGCGGCGCGTGGTTGACTATCCGGATCAGTTTATGAAAATGCTCCATCATGTTGCTCCGGAAGGAATCGACCGCCCCACTGTTGCGGTCCTGACACCGGGGGTGTACAACTCGGCCTATTTTGAGCACGCCTTCCTGGCCCAGCAGATGGGCGCTCTGCTGGTGGAAGGCCATGATCTGGTTTATGACGGGAAATATGTATGCGCACGAACCGTCGAAGGGCTGGTTCGCATCGATGTCATCTATCGGCGGATCGACGATGAATTTCTGGATCCCGAAGTGTTCCGCGAAGATTCCTATCTCGGCTGTACCGGCATGATGAAGGCTTTCCGTGAAGGAACCCTGACGCTGGCCAACGCCCCGGGAACCGGCGTGGCCGATGATAAGGTGGTTTATGCCTTTGTCCCGGACATGATAAAATACTATCTGGGCGAGGACCCGCTGCTGCCCAGTGTTCCGACCCATCTGTGCTGCGATGATGAAGCACTGGAATACACGCTGGATAATCTCGACAAACTGGTCGTCAAACCCGCCAGCGAGTCGGGCGGATACGGGATGCTGATCGGCCCGAAAGCTTCGCAGAAAGAACGCGACGCCTTTGCCCGTGCACTGCGTAAAGATCCGCGCAATTATATTTCCCAGCCGACGCTTTCTCTCTCCAGAGCCCCCGTTGTGGTCGATGACCACTTTGAAGGACGGCATGTGGATTTACGCCCGTTCATCCTGCACCGGGGCGATGACTCCTATGTCCTGCCCGGCGGACTGACACGGGTGGCCCTGAAAAAAGGTTCACTGGTTGTGAATTCATCGCAGGGAGGCGGAACAAAAGATACCTGGGTCGTGGACCGGAAAACCGGATTGGAGGTGGCCTGA
- a CDS encoding alpha-E domain-containing protein, with the protein MLLSRVADNIYWMSRYIERASNIARFLEVSYQLNLDHSSLDEEQWGPLIEITGDRTLFEARYGAPTRDNVMHFLMFNPEYPNSISRCLSTARSIAKGMRETVSDDMFREINALGKRVPEATREKAHFHTRVFQLCREIKRDAMLIEAMASETIERGQGYHFWRVGRYLERADKTSRLLHVKYFHLLPHLDAVGTPMDDLQWSAVLESMDAKETYIRTRGLITPDKVVDLMVLDRGHPRAILFCLNAVLESLYRITRDKSEKPHEILEALCKKLSAMSAKDIVEVGMNEFIDDLQLSFNEVNNAIHTHFISPKAVTAGA; encoded by the coding sequence ATGCTTCTCAGCCGCGTAGCCGATAATATTTACTGGATGAGCCGCTACATTGAACGCGCCTCGAATATCGCCCGCTTTCTTGAGGTAAGCTATCAGCTCAACCTTGATCATTCATCACTCGATGAAGAACAGTGGGGACCGCTTATTGAAATCACGGGCGACAGGACACTGTTTGAAGCCCGCTACGGTGCCCCCACCCGCGACAACGTCATGCACTTTTTAATGTTTAACCCGGAATATCCAAACTCCATTTCACGCTGCCTCAGCACAGCACGTTCCATTGCCAAAGGTATGCGGGAGACGGTTTCGGATGACATGTTCAGAGAAATCAATGCGCTGGGGAAACGGGTGCCGGAAGCCACCCGGGAAAAAGCCCATTTTCACACCCGGGTCTTTCAGCTCTGCCGTGAGATTAAACGCGATGCCATGCTGATTGAGGCCATGGCATCGGAGACCATTGAACGCGGTCAGGGCTATCACTTCTGGCGGGTCGGACGCTACCTCGAGCGTGCCGACAAAACCTCGCGGCTGCTGCACGTGAAATATTTTCATCTCCTGCCGCATCTCGATGCGGTCGGAACACCGATGGATGATCTGCAGTGGAGTGCTGTACTGGAATCGATGGATGCCAAAGAAACCTATATCCGGACCCGGGGCCTGATTACGCCGGATAAGGTGGTTGATCTGATGGTACTCGACCGGGGCCATCCCCGGGCCATCCTGTTCTGTCTTAACGCGGTTCTGGAAAGTCTATACAGAATCACGCGTGATAAATCGGAAAAACCGCATGAGATCCTTGAAGCACTGTGCAAAAAACTATCGGCCATGTCGGCAAAAGACATCGTTGAGGTCGGCATGAATGAGTTTATTGATGATCTGCAGTTGAGTTTCAACGAAGTAAACAATGCCATTCATACACATTTCATTTCGCCCAAAGCCGTAACGGCTGGAGCATAA
- a CDS encoding DUF2126 domain-containing protein — MAIRVALNHKTQYFYDRPATLGAQIIRLRPTPHCRTPIVSYSLNIQPEDHFINWQQDPQNNYLARLLINEATERFEIEVDLVAELKPINPFDFFLEKDAEEYPFEYPAALKRELRPFFQKQRMRPLFQEFVEAIDTSEIRTIDFLAMVNRKVNERLEYTLRMDPGIYTPERTLKEGKGSCRDFAWLLVHIFRRLGLASRFVSGYSIQLAADEKPVDPNAPAGVNQDICDLHAWCEVYLPGAGWVGLDPTSGLFCGEGHIPLTASADARHASPVEGAISMCETTFNVEMSVTRIHEDPRVTKPYTEGQWQSILDLGNKVDEKLNAGDVRLSMGGEPTFISATDLEGEEWNTEAVGPTKKPLSEELIRRLRKRFGPGGMLHFGQGKWYPGEPLPRWALGLYWRKDGVPMWEHEELLGTEETDYGFTHKDAQELAEELTRQLGVDRKYIHPAYEDPVKYALRERELPVNVDPLDSKLDDPQEREQLLRVFNRGLNNPVGFVLPLEKQPWGWQSGLWMLRGKQLYLIPGDSPLGLRLPLESLPWAKQEDLDPTLPPDPSWRQPPLPGRRSLVVPQHPEDERELPDLGKNSVEEMADEPPPRHDVLPEPGQSADWVLRTAMCVEARDGRLYIFMPPTYTIEDYLDLLNAVEHAAAIVDKPVLIEGYTPPHDPRIDYMKVTPDPGVIEVNIQPAYSWREMVQNTTVLYEEARQTLVRTDKFQLDGKHTGTGGGNHVVVGGATPADSPFLRRPDVLKSLIGFWMNHPSLSYLFSGLFIGPTSQAPRVDEGRPDAAYEMELAFKQIPKMGDPNIPPWLIDRVLRHLLTDLTGNTHRAEFCIDKLYSPDSPTGRLGLVEFRGFEMPPHARMSLTQQLLIRALIAHFWESPYEAPLTRWLTHLHDRFLLPHFVREDFGKVIDTLNQAGFPFQQDWFTTHFEFRFPVIGTVDYDGVHIELRQAIEPWLVLGEEAGGGGTARYVDSSLERMQIKVSGLIEQRHAISVNGLELPLSPAGTPGEYVAGLRYRAWQPPSCLHPTIPVHTPLVFDLVDRHNDHAVGGCTYYVSHPGGRSHENFPINALEAETRRGERFKPFGHTPGPLHVRRIERSPESPVTLDLRRQY; from the coding sequence ATGGCCATACGCGTAGCACTGAACCACAAGACCCAATACTTTTACGATCGTCCGGCCACGTTGGGAGCCCAGATTATCCGGCTCCGACCGACTCCGCACTGCCGTACCCCGATCGTCAGCTACTCTTTGAACATTCAGCCGGAAGACCATTTCATCAACTGGCAGCAGGATCCGCAGAATAACTATCTCGCCCGTCTGCTGATCAATGAAGCGACCGAACGTTTCGAAATCGAGGTCGATCTCGTCGCCGAGCTTAAGCCGATCAATCCGTTCGATTTTTTTCTGGAAAAAGATGCCGAGGAATATCCGTTTGAATATCCGGCCGCCCTGAAGCGCGAACTGCGCCCCTTTTTCCAGAAGCAGCGGATGCGCCCCCTTTTTCAGGAATTCGTCGAAGCGATCGACACCTCGGAAATCCGGACCATCGATTTTCTGGCCATGGTCAACCGGAAAGTCAACGAACGGCTCGAATACACCCTTCGTATGGATCCCGGCATTTACACGCCGGAGCGGACCCTGAAAGAAGGTAAAGGCAGCTGTCGCGATTTTGCCTGGCTGCTGGTTCACATTTTCCGACGGCTCGGACTCGCCTCCCGGTTTGTATCCGGGTATTCGATTCAATTGGCAGCCGATGAAAAACCGGTTGATCCCAATGCGCCGGCAGGCGTCAATCAGGACATCTGCGATCTGCATGCCTGGTGCGAGGTCTATCTGCCCGGCGCCGGCTGGGTCGGGCTCGACCCCACCAGCGGTCTGTTCTGCGGCGAAGGACATATCCCGCTTACCGCCTCGGCCGATGCGCGCCACGCTTCCCCGGTTGAGGGAGCCATCAGCATGTGCGAAACCACCTTCAACGTAGAAATGTCGGTTACGCGTATTCACGAAGACCCGCGCGTCACCAAGCCCTACACCGAAGGGCAATGGCAATCGATTCTGGATCTCGGCAACAAGGTGGATGAAAAGCTGAACGCCGGCGACGTCCGGTTGAGTATGGGCGGCGAACCCACCTTTATTTCCGCGACCGATCTAGAAGGTGAAGAATGGAATACCGAAGCGGTGGGCCCCACGAAAAAGCCGCTGTCGGAAGAACTGATCCGGCGGTTGCGCAAACGCTTCGGCCCCGGCGGCATGCTGCACTTCGGCCAGGGTAAATGGTATCCGGGAGAACCGCTGCCCCGCTGGGCCCTTGGTCTCTACTGGCGCAAAGACGGTGTTCCCATGTGGGAACACGAAGAACTGCTGGGAACCGAAGAAACCGATTACGGCTTCACCCATAAAGATGCGCAGGAACTCGCCGAGGAACTGACCCGGCAGCTCGGCGTGGACCGGAAATATATCCACCCGGCTTATGAAGATCCGGTGAAATATGCACTGCGCGAACGGGAACTGCCCGTCAATGTCGATCCGCTGGACAGCAAACTGGATGATCCGCAGGAACGCGAACAGCTGCTGCGCGTGTTTAACCGCGGCCTGAATAATCCGGTCGGATTTGTCCTGCCGCTGGAAAAACAACCCTGGGGCTGGCAGAGCGGTCTCTGGATGCTGCGCGGCAAACAGCTTTATCTCATTCCCGGCGATTCCCCGCTCGGACTGCGCCTTCCGCTCGAAAGCCTGCCGTGGGCCAAACAAGAGGATCTCGACCCGACGCTGCCGCCCGATCCCTCCTGGCGGCAGCCGCCGCTGCCCGGCCGCCGTTCCCTTGTGGTGCCTCAACATCCGGAGGATGAACGGGAACTTCCGGACCTTGGAAAAAATTCTGTGGAGGAAATGGCGGATGAACCGCCCCCGCGCCATGATGTGCTGCCCGAACCCGGCCAGTCGGCCGACTGGGTACTGCGCACCGCCATGTGTGTCGAGGCGCGTGACGGACGGCTCTATATCTTCATGCCGCCGACCTATACCATCGAGGATTATCTTGATCTGCTGAACGCCGTCGAACACGCGGCGGCCATCGTGGACAAACCGGTTCTGATCGAGGGCTACACCCCGCCGCACGATCCGCGCATCGACTATATGAAGGTTACGCCCGACCCCGGCGTCATTGAAGTCAATATCCAGCCGGCCTACTCCTGGCGCGAAATGGTGCAGAACACCACCGTGCTCTATGAAGAGGCCCGCCAGACCCTGGTGCGGACGGATAAATTCCAGCTCGACGGAAAACATACCGGCACCGGCGGCGGTAACCACGTCGTTGTAGGCGGCGCAACGCCGGCCGATTCCCCCTTTCTGCGCCGGCCGGATGTGCTGAAGTCGCTGATCGGCTTCTGGATGAACCATCCGTCGCTCAGTTATCTGTTCAGCGGACTTTTCATCGGCCCCACCTCGCAGGCACCGCGTGTCGACGAAGGCCGCCCCGATGCCGCCTATGAAATGGAGCTGGCATTTAAACAGATTCCGAAAATGGGCGATCCCAACATTCCGCCATGGTTGATTGACCGCGTGCTGCGGCATCTGCTCACGGACTTGACCGGCAACACGCACCGTGCCGAATTCTGCATCGATAAACTTTACTCCCCCGACAGTCCGACCGGGCGGCTTGGGCTGGTGGAATTTCGCGGCTTCGAAATGCCGCCGCACGCCCGCATGAGTCTGACACAGCAGTTACTGATCCGTGCGTTGATTGCCCATTTCTGGGAATCGCCCTACGAGGCGCCGCTGACCCGATGGCTCACCCATCTGCACGACCGTTTCCTGCTGCCGCACTTTGTCCGCGAGGATTTCGGAAAAGTCATCGACACCCTGAATCAGGCCGGTTTCCCCTTCCAGCAGGACTGGTTTACCACTCATTTTGAATTCCGTTTTCCAGTCATTGGAACGGTTGATTATGACGGCGTGCATATCGAATTGCGGCAGGCTATCGAACCGTGGCTGGTGCTTGGAGAAGAAGCCGGCGGCGGCGGAACCGCCCGCTATGTCGACTCTTCGCTGGAACGAATGCAGATTAAGGTTTCCGGACTGATCGAACAGCGCCACGCGATTTCAGTGAACGGACTGGAACTTCCGCTGAGCCCGGCCGGAACGCCGGGGGAATATGTAGCCGGCCTGCGCTACCGTGCCTGGCAGCCGCCCAGCTGCCTGCATCCGACGATTCCGGTGCATACGCCGCTTGTCTTCGATCTGGTGGACAGGCACAATGATCATGCCGTCGGAGGATGCACCTATTATGTCAGCCATCCCGGCGGAAGAAGCCATGAAAATTTCCCCATCAATGCCCTGGAAGCGGAAACGCGGCGCGGCGAACGGTTTAAACCGTTTGGTCACACGCCGGGGCCCCTGCATGTCCGCCGCATTGAACGGAGTCCTGAATCGCCTGTTACACTCGACCTGCGTCGGCAGTATTGA
- a CDS encoding ATP cone domain-containing protein — MAIKVKKRDYATVDYDQEKIYAAIEKAVRGTIKDSDDVPQHLVTIVKDITTKIDNIITGYKSRGNEEVDVEHIQDLVEQQLMGAGLYDVAKAYILYREEHKQARNQRLRPDASAIQDYMLASRYARFLPELGRRETFAEAVSRVRDMHLRQFPAAEEDINWAFEQVLEKRCLPSMRSMQFGGKAIESNHARMYNCTFGICDRIEFFAEGLFLLLCGTGVGFSVEFEHVEKLPPLAASIDEGSVVHFTIPDTIEGWADAMQALMDSYTEGYLVEFNYSLIRPRGAKLGTSGGRAPGHVPLRRALERARSVLDGALGRKLKPIEAYDIMMHAADAVIAGGVRRSATICLFSPDDGEMMNAKRGNWFETNPQRGRSNNSVKLIRGETSKAQFLRIFQKQKEWGEPGFYFANDQSHGCNPCCEIGLNPHLEVKDDDGNVTIESGWQFCNLTEINGAKLQSEEDFRIAVRAATIIGSLQAAYTSFPYLGETTEKLCRREALLGVSITGMMDSPAITLDPNLQQKMAKYAIEVNREITLKIGTEPAARLTCVKPAGSTSLLLGTASGIHPRHARRYFRRAQANKTDPVYKFFNEVNPHMCEESVWSANKTDDVITFCVEAPDEAILRSEMSAMDLLKHVHSTQQNWVVPGTARPELNPGLYHNVSNTLTVRDDEWDDVADYIWENRADFTGISMLAATGDKIYQQAPHEEVVTAQDETLWNELISKFRSVDYTQMKEESDETNLQGEIACAGGACEIV; from the coding sequence ATGGCTATAAAAGTTAAAAAACGCGATTACGCGACGGTCGATTACGACCAGGAAAAAATCTACGCCGCCATCGAAAAGGCGGTCCGGGGGACCATCAAAGATTCCGATGATGTACCACAACATCTTGTGACTATCGTCAAGGACATCACCACTAAAATCGACAATATCATCACCGGATATAAGAGCCGAGGCAATGAGGAAGTCGATGTCGAGCACATTCAGGATCTGGTGGAGCAGCAGCTGATGGGGGCCGGCCTGTACGATGTGGCCAAAGCGTACATTCTTTACCGCGAGGAGCACAAGCAGGCCCGTAATCAGCGCCTGCGTCCCGATGCCTCCGCAATTCAGGACTACATGCTGGCCAGCCGCTATGCCCGTTTTCTGCCGGAGCTCGGCCGGCGCGAAACATTTGCTGAAGCAGTCAGCCGCGTACGGGACATGCACCTGCGTCAATTCCCGGCCGCAGAAGAAGATATCAACTGGGCTTTCGAACAGGTGCTCGAAAAACGCTGCCTGCCCTCCATGCGCTCCATGCAGTTCGGAGGCAAAGCCATCGAATCGAATCATGCCCGCATGTACAATTGCACCTTCGGTATCTGCGACCGGATAGAATTTTTTGCAGAGGGTCTGTTCCTGTTGCTTTGCGGCACCGGTGTAGGCTTCAGCGTTGAGTTTGAACATGTTGAAAAACTGCCTCCGCTGGCGGCAAGTATTGATGAAGGTTCCGTGGTTCACTTTACAATTCCAGATACCATCGAAGGCTGGGCGGATGCCATGCAGGCGCTGATGGACAGCTATACGGAAGGCTATCTGGTCGAGTTCAACTATTCCCTGATTCGTCCGCGCGGTGCCAAGCTGGGTACCTCCGGCGGACGGGCTCCCGGCCATGTTCCGCTGCGTCGTGCACTGGAACGTGCCCGCAGCGTGCTCGACGGTGCTCTCGGGCGTAAACTTAAACCGATCGAAGCCTATGATATTATGATGCATGCGGCCGATGCGGTAATTGCCGGCGGTGTACGTCGATCGGCAACGATCTGTCTCTTTTCGCCGGATGACGGTGAAATGATGAATGCCAAGCGCGGAAACTGGTTCGAAACCAATCCGCAGCGCGGCCGCTCCAACAACTCGGTCAAATTGATTCGCGGCGAAACCTCCAAAGCCCAGTTCCTGCGTATTTTCCAGAAACAGAAAGAGTGGGGCGAACCCGGCTTCTATTTTGCAAACGATCAGTCCCATGGCTGCAATCCCTGCTGTGAAATCGGATTGAACCCGCACCTGGAAGTGAAAGACGACGACGGCAATGTGACCATCGAATCCGGCTGGCAGTTCTGCAATCTGACCGAAATCAACGGCGCCAAGCTGCAGTCCGAAGAGGATTTCCGCATTGCAGTTCGTGCCGCAACCATTATCGGTTCGCTGCAGGCTGCATATACCAGTTTCCCGTATCTCGGTGAAACCACCGAAAAGCTCTGCCGTCGCGAGGCGCTGCTCGGTGTATCGATTACCGGCATGATGGACTCGCCGGCGATTACGCTGGATCCGAATCTCCAGCAGAAAATGGCGAAATATGCCATTGAAGTGAATCGTGAAATCACCCTGAAAATCGGTACAGAACCGGCTGCGCGTCTGACCTGCGTAAAACCGGCCGGATCTACGTCGCTGCTGCTCGGAACTGCATCGGGCATTCATCCGCGTCACGCCCGCCGTTACTTCCGTCGCGCCCAGGCCAATAAGACCGACCCGGTGTACAAATTCTTCAACGAAGTGAATCCGCACATGTGCGAAGAATCCGTTTGGAGTGCCAACAAAACCGACGATGTTATTACATTCTGTGTCGAAGCTCCGGATGAAGCAATCCTGCGCTCGGAAATGTCGGCGATGGATCTGCTGAAGCATGTGCACTCCACCCAGCAGAACTGGGTCGTGCCCGGAACAGCCCGTCCGGAACTCAACCCCGGTCTCTATCACAATGTGTCCAATACTCTGACTGTTCGCGACGACGAATGGGACGATGTGGCCGACTATATCTGGGAAAATCGCGCCGACTTCACCGGCATCAGCATGCTGGCCGCCACCGGGGATAAGATTTACCAGCAGGCTCCGCACGAAGAGGTTGTTACCGCACAGGATGAAACCCTGTGGAACGAGCTGATCTCCAAGTTCCGCTCCGTCGACTACACGCAGATGAAAGAGGAGTCCGACGAAACCAACCTGCAAGGCGAAATTGCCTGTGCCGGCGGCGCCTGCGAAATCGTTTAA